The following coding sequences lie in one Arachis hypogaea cultivar Tifrunner chromosome 9, arahy.Tifrunner.gnm2.J5K5, whole genome shotgun sequence genomic window:
- the LOC112709447 gene encoding uncharacterized mitochondrial protein AtMg00810-like has product MIITGVNADGIFDLKASLHRTFEMKDLGSLSYFLGLEVISTVDGIYISQAKYASDLLARARLTDSHTESTPLEPNIRFIPMDDIVLDNPTLYRQLVGKLVYLTAYSDVYWTGDPTDYRSTTGYYLFLGDSLIFWQAKKQTFTTRSSTEAEYRALVEGEYYENN; this is encoded by the exons atgatcattactggagtTAATGCTGATGGTATCTTTGATCTCAAGGCGTCCCTTCATCgtacttttgagatgaaagatcttggttctctcagctacTTTCTTGGTCTAGAAGTCATATCCACCGTTGATGGCATCTATATCTCTCAAGCCaaatatgcttcagatcttcttgctcgagcCAGACTTACAGATAGTCACACTGaatctactcctcttgagcccaATATTCGATTTATTCCTATGGATGACATtgttttggataatcctactctTTATCGACAGCTAGTTGGAAAACTCGTCTACTTAACT gcgtATTCAGATGTTTATTGgactggtgatcccactgattaTCGTTCCACTACtggttattatttgtttcttggaGACTCCCTCATTTTTTGGCAAGCTAAGAAGCAAACATTTACTACTcgatcaagcacagaagctgaataCCGTGCTCTTGTTGAGGGGGAATATTACGAGAATAATTAG